Proteins from one Triticum aestivum cultivar Chinese Spring chromosome 7A, IWGSC CS RefSeq v2.1, whole genome shotgun sequence genomic window:
- the LOC123150265 gene encoding uncharacterized protein, translating to MAEDFPMAPVDCLPIFEDAACSAAAPVPKSKGVGDSLVQSAGGGGGGGSRCGILGDVGIPAIQIYGSSRVEQTRVGGGGGSVSDINESEGDNVDAISPGLKEGGEPYPVDSVVAKQADSSCGASAHSTGKIDPQAPGWTRRVRVGQQAPDRAPCPDRVCALEQTIRGYAEKLGPNVIEPEIGLTFDSLGEAYDFYNIYSWELGFGIRYGKSRLNSEKTKCMQEVVCGCSGKPLKENSMSCRCECPAMIRLLRTDDNGWYITEHRVEHNHSLSSILVHGHGHGHNQTTMGASGGVE from the exons ATGGCGGAAGATTTCCCAATGGCTCCGGTGGACTG CTTGCCAATTTTCGAGGATGCGGCAtgcagcgccgccgcccccgtcccaaAGTCTAAAGGTGTAGGGGATTCCTTGGTTCaatcagcggggggggggggggggggggggtccaggtGCGGAATCCTTGGTGATGTTGGCATTCCAGCTATTCAGATTTATGGCAGTTCTCGTGTTGAGCAAACAAGGGTTGGTGGAGGTGGTGGCTCTGTCTCGGACATTAATGAGAGCGAGGGTGACAATGTCGATGCGATTAGCCCAGGCTTGAAGGAGGGTGGTGAACCATACCCAGTCGATTCGGTCGTTGCAAAGCAGGCAGATAGTTCGTGTGGAGCATCTGCTCACTCCACGGGCAAGATTGATCCTCAAGCCCCAGGCTGGACCAGAAG AGTCAGAGTTGGGCAACAAGCCCCGGATCGTGCGCCATGCCCAGATAGGGTGTGCGCGTTGGAGCAGACTATAAGAGGCTATGCTGAAAAGCTAGGGCCAAATGTGATTGAGCCTGAGATTGGATTAACATTTGATTCGTTGGGAGAGGCTTACGATTTTTACAATATATATTCTTGGGAACTTGGCTTTGGCATAAGGTATGGGAAGAGCAGACTGAATTCAGAGAAGACAAAATGCATGCAAGAGGTGGTTTGTGGTTGCTCG GGGAAGCCATTAAAGGAAAACAGCATGTCTTGCAGATGTGAATGCCCAGCAATGATCCGTTTGTTGAGAACAGACGACAATGGGTGGTACATCACAGAGCACCGGGTTGAGCACAATCACTCATTGTCAAGCATCCTAGTTCATGGTCATGGTCATGGTCACAATCAGACGACAATGGGTGCTTCAGGCGGCGTAGAATAA
- the LOC123150263 gene encoding uncharacterized protein isoform X2 has product MPDQFSSVAEMGSNGQAADIGCQNSTKSHGATTDILPPNTTSRSSVRHAVSVMKGFCEYKCWLVKEIGFGGMLDLPMIQKLNLKLSSWVMSKVEVSQKAIIIGGRKTLKFSSADVGMVFGIPSGNRDVLGPDGNINEESISFIKKTLGMDLASSHSLRSAEAFLKRDITDQSSKIEKECFQIAFVIFVMGHVLAPSCKHDYKTIDFWGALSKAENIPQFNWCDYVMQCLLDAVTKLKMDIKNGVSTTNLTGGHLFLQVNTFLFQGIIHVFGPKHFKTVCFTIILLMHVFYLDNLDLGIFNKKHDVLPRINVFDQDTLRKMSTMATDLRDPSTVCYSRSRPQKEPVTPSMSAPLASNNPLSQHQATARKTVPCRPPTNANQQLSPAISPRQLSALDYSNHTARHFPLVSKQPIAVLLCEQNARAIHHVTTARHNIQTDMVNFTDKLFTALAANCTCCAARGFSDCPLQFVNDSATPKAHTVQPEHSHPSSSNNMSNFNTPVSDKIQGVRLQLSDDEESSSQRQRVLKRPRCSGSSLVKAQTSVQKCPVIHDTNDSSMNEEICAADQKYARCI; this is encoded by the exons ATGCCCGACCAGTTTAGTAGCGTAGCAGAGATGGGTAGCAATGGACAAGCTGCAGATATTGGTTGCCAGAATTCTACTAAGAGCCATGGCGCAACCACAGATATCCTCCCACCAAACACTACATCTAGGAGTTCAGTTAGGCACGCTGTTTCTGTTATGAAAGGTTTCTGCGAGTACAAATGTTGGCTAGTAAAAGAAATTGGTTTTGGTGGTATGCTTGATTTGCCAATGATACAGAAATTGAACCTGAAGCTTAGTTCCTGGGTCATGAGTAAGGTGGAGGTTAGCCAGAAAGCAATTATTATTGGTGGCAGGAAGACCCTGAAGTTCAGTTCCGCAGATGTTGGAATGGTTTTCGGTATCCCATCCGGCAACCGAGATGTGCTTGGACCCGACGGAAACATTAACGAAGAGTCAATTTCCTTCATCAAGAAAACCTTAGGGATGGACCTAGCTTCTTCTCACAGCCTGCGGTCGGCGGAAGCGTTCCTCAAGAGAGACATCACAGATCAATCTAGCAAGATTGAGAAGGAATGTTTCCAGatagcatttgtcatttttgtgaTGGGTCATGTTCTAGCTCCGTCCTGCAAACACGACTACAAGACCATCGATTTCTGGGGTGCACTTTCAAAAGCCGAGAACATTCCTCAATTCAATTGGTGTGACTATGTCATGCAATGCTTGCTTGATGCTGTAACTAAGCTCAAGATGGATATCAAGAACGGAGTTAGTACTACAAACCTCACAGGAGGGCACCTATTTCTGCAGGTCAACACCTTTCTTTTTCAGGGTATTATTCATGTTTTTGGCCCTAAACATTTCAAAACGGTGTGTTTCACCATTATTTTGTTGATGCATGTTTTCTACCTGGACAATCTTGATCTGGGCATATTCAACAAGAAGCATGATGTCCTCCCCCGCATCAATGTGTTTGACCAAGATACCTTACGAAAAATGTCTACAATGGCCACAGAC CTCAGAGACCCGTCCACAGTATGTTACTCGCGAAGCAGGCCTCAGAAAGAGCCTGTCACACCATCCATGTCAGCTCCTCTAGCAAGCAACAACCCGTTGTCGCAGCACCAAGCAACAGCCAGAAAGACTGTCCCATGCAGGCCGCCAACCAATGCTAATCAACAGTTATCCCCTGCCATTTCCCCCAGGCAATTGTCCGCACTGGATTACTCTAACCATACCGCACGACATTTTCCACTCGTG TCAAAACAACCAATTGCCGTCCTCCTATGTGAACAAAATGCGAGAGCGATCCATCATGTGACCACTGCACGACACAACATACAAACTGACATGGTGAACTTCACAGACAAGCTATTCACCGCACTTGCAGCCAACTGCACATGCTGTGCTGCCAGGGGGTTCTCAGACTGTCCACTCCAGTTTGTTAATGATAGTGCAACTCCGAAAGCACATACGGTACAGCCAGAACATTCCCACCCTAGCAGTTCCAACAACATGTCCAACTTCAACACACCAGTCTCTGACAAAATACAAGGTGTCCGACTTCAACTATCTGATGATGAAG AGAGCTCCTCACAGAGACAGAGAGTGCTGAAGCGTCCAAGGTGCTCAGGATCTAGTTTGGTGAAGGCACAAACGTCCGTTCAGAAATGCCCTGTCATCCACGACACCAATGATTCATCAATGAACGAAGAAATTTGCGCAGCAGATCAAAAATATGCCCGCTGCATTTAG
- the LOC123150263 gene encoding uncharacterized protein isoform X1, whose product MPDQFSSVAEMGSNGQAADIGCQNSTKSHGATTDILPPNTTSRSSVRHAVSVMKGFCEYKCWLVKEIGFGGMLDLPMIQKLNLKLSSWVMSKVEVSQKAIIIGGRKTLKFSSADVGMVFGIPSGNRDVLGPDGNINEESISFIKKTLGMDLASSHSLRSAEAFLKRDITDQSSKIEKECFQIAFVIFVMGHVLAPSCKHDYKTIDFWGALSKAENIPQFNWCDYVMQCLLDAVTKLKMDIKNGVSTTNLTGGHLFLQVNTFLFQGIIHVFGPKHFKTVCFTIILLMHVFYLDNLDLGIFNKKHDVLPRINVFDQDTLRKMSTMATDVGLPEPSFSSAPLRDPSTVCYSRSRPQKEPVTPSMSAPLASNNPLSQHQATARKTVPCRPPTNANQQLSPAISPRQLSALDYSNHTARHFPLVSKQPIAVLLCEQNARAIHHVTTARHNIQTDMVNFTDKLFTALAANCTCCAARGFSDCPLQFVNDSATPKAHTVQPEHSHPSSSNNMSNFNTPVSDKIQGVRLQLSDDEESSSQRQRVLKRPRCSGSSLVKAQTSVQKCPVIHDTNDSSMNEEICAADQKYARCI is encoded by the exons ATGCCCGACCAGTTTAGTAGCGTAGCAGAGATGGGTAGCAATGGACAAGCTGCAGATATTGGTTGCCAGAATTCTACTAAGAGCCATGGCGCAACCACAGATATCCTCCCACCAAACACTACATCTAGGAGTTCAGTTAGGCACGCTGTTTCTGTTATGAAAGGTTTCTGCGAGTACAAATGTTGGCTAGTAAAAGAAATTGGTTTTGGTGGTATGCTTGATTTGCCAATGATACAGAAATTGAACCTGAAGCTTAGTTCCTGGGTCATGAGTAAGGTGGAGGTTAGCCAGAAAGCAATTATTATTGGTGGCAGGAAGACCCTGAAGTTCAGTTCCGCAGATGTTGGAATGGTTTTCGGTATCCCATCCGGCAACCGAGATGTGCTTGGACCCGACGGAAACATTAACGAAGAGTCAATTTCCTTCATCAAGAAAACCTTAGGGATGGACCTAGCTTCTTCTCACAGCCTGCGGTCGGCGGAAGCGTTCCTCAAGAGAGACATCACAGATCAATCTAGCAAGATTGAGAAGGAATGTTTCCAGatagcatttgtcatttttgtgaTGGGTCATGTTCTAGCTCCGTCCTGCAAACACGACTACAAGACCATCGATTTCTGGGGTGCACTTTCAAAAGCCGAGAACATTCCTCAATTCAATTGGTGTGACTATGTCATGCAATGCTTGCTTGATGCTGTAACTAAGCTCAAGATGGATATCAAGAACGGAGTTAGTACTACAAACCTCACAGGAGGGCACCTATTTCTGCAGGTCAACACCTTTCTTTTTCAGGGTATTATTCATGTTTTTGGCCCTAAACATTTCAAAACGGTGTGTTTCACCATTATTTTGTTGATGCATGTTTTCTACCTGGACAATCTTGATCTGGGCATATTCAACAAGAAGCATGATGTCCTCCCCCGCATCAATGTGTTTGACCAAGATACCTTACGAAAAATGTCTACAATGGCCACAGACGTTGGATTACCTGAGCCATCTTTCTCCTCTGCTCCA CTCAGAGACCCGTCCACAGTATGTTACTCGCGAAGCAGGCCTCAGAAAGAGCCTGTCACACCATCCATGTCAGCTCCTCTAGCAAGCAACAACCCGTTGTCGCAGCACCAAGCAACAGCCAGAAAGACTGTCCCATGCAGGCCGCCAACCAATGCTAATCAACAGTTATCCCCTGCCATTTCCCCCAGGCAATTGTCCGCACTGGATTACTCTAACCATACCGCACGACATTTTCCACTCGTG TCAAAACAACCAATTGCCGTCCTCCTATGTGAACAAAATGCGAGAGCGATCCATCATGTGACCACTGCACGACACAACATACAAACTGACATGGTGAACTTCACAGACAAGCTATTCACCGCACTTGCAGCCAACTGCACATGCTGTGCTGCCAGGGGGTTCTCAGACTGTCCACTCCAGTTTGTTAATGATAGTGCAACTCCGAAAGCACATACGGTACAGCCAGAACATTCCCACCCTAGCAGTTCCAACAACATGTCCAACTTCAACACACCAGTCTCTGACAAAATACAAGGTGTCCGACTTCAACTATCTGATGATGAAG AGAGCTCCTCACAGAGACAGAGAGTGCTGAAGCGTCCAAGGTGCTCAGGATCTAGTTTGGTGAAGGCACAAACGTCCGTTCAGAAATGCCCTGTCATCCACGACACCAATGATTCATCAATGAACGAAGAAATTTGCGCAGCAGATCAAAAATATGCCCGCTGCATTTAG
- the LOC123150263 gene encoding uncharacterized protein isoform X3 has product MPDQFSSVAEMGSNGQAADIGCQNSTKSHGATTDILPPNTTSRSSVRHAVSVMKGFCEYKCWLVKEIGFGGMLDLPMIQKLNLKLSSWVMSKVEVSQKAIIIGGRKTLKFSSADVGMVFGIPSGNRDVLGPDGNINEESISFIKKTLGMDLASSHSLRSAEAFLKRDITDQSSKIEKECFQIAFVIFVMGHVLAPSCKHDYKTIDFWGALSKAENIPQFNWCDYVMQCLLDAVTKLKMDIKNGVSTTNLTGGHLFLQLRDPSTVCYSRSRPQKEPVTPSMSAPLASNNPLSQHQATARKTVPCRPPTNANQQLSPAISPRQLSALDYSNHTARHFPLVSKQPIAVLLCEQNARAIHHVTTARHNIQTDMVNFTDKLFTALAANCTCCAARGFSDCPLQFVNDSATPKAHTVQPEHSHPSSSNNMSNFNTPVSDKIQGVRLQLSDDEESSSQRQRVLKRPRCSGSSLVKAQTSVQKCPVIHDTNDSSMNEEICAADQKYARCI; this is encoded by the exons ATGCCCGACCAGTTTAGTAGCGTAGCAGAGATGGGTAGCAATGGACAAGCTGCAGATATTGGTTGCCAGAATTCTACTAAGAGCCATGGCGCAACCACAGATATCCTCCCACCAAACACTACATCTAGGAGTTCAGTTAGGCACGCTGTTTCTGTTATGAAAGGTTTCTGCGAGTACAAATGTTGGCTAGTAAAAGAAATTGGTTTTGGTGGTATGCTTGATTTGCCAATGATACAGAAATTGAACCTGAAGCTTAGTTCCTGGGTCATGAGTAAGGTGGAGGTTAGCCAGAAAGCAATTATTATTGGTGGCAGGAAGACCCTGAAGTTCAGTTCCGCAGATGTTGGAATGGTTTTCGGTATCCCATCCGGCAACCGAGATGTGCTTGGACCCGACGGAAACATTAACGAAGAGTCAATTTCCTTCATCAAGAAAACCTTAGGGATGGACCTAGCTTCTTCTCACAGCCTGCGGTCGGCGGAAGCGTTCCTCAAGAGAGACATCACAGATCAATCTAGCAAGATTGAGAAGGAATGTTTCCAGatagcatttgtcatttttgtgaTGGGTCATGTTCTAGCTCCGTCCTGCAAACACGACTACAAGACCATCGATTTCTGGGGTGCACTTTCAAAAGCCGAGAACATTCCTCAATTCAATTGGTGTGACTATGTCATGCAATGCTTGCTTGATGCTGTAACTAAGCTCAAGATGGATATCAAGAACGGAGTTAGTACTACAAACCTCACAGGAGGGCACCTATTTCTGCAG CTCAGAGACCCGTCCACAGTATGTTACTCGCGAAGCAGGCCTCAGAAAGAGCCTGTCACACCATCCATGTCAGCTCCTCTAGCAAGCAACAACCCGTTGTCGCAGCACCAAGCAACAGCCAGAAAGACTGTCCCATGCAGGCCGCCAACCAATGCTAATCAACAGTTATCCCCTGCCATTTCCCCCAGGCAATTGTCCGCACTGGATTACTCTAACCATACCGCACGACATTTTCCACTCGTG TCAAAACAACCAATTGCCGTCCTCCTATGTGAACAAAATGCGAGAGCGATCCATCATGTGACCACTGCACGACACAACATACAAACTGACATGGTGAACTTCACAGACAAGCTATTCACCGCACTTGCAGCCAACTGCACATGCTGTGCTGCCAGGGGGTTCTCAGACTGTCCACTCCAGTTTGTTAATGATAGTGCAACTCCGAAAGCACATACGGTACAGCCAGAACATTCCCACCCTAGCAGTTCCAACAACATGTCCAACTTCAACACACCAGTCTCTGACAAAATACAAGGTGTCCGACTTCAACTATCTGATGATGAAG AGAGCTCCTCACAGAGACAGAGAGTGCTGAAGCGTCCAAGGTGCTCAGGATCTAGTTTGGTGAAGGCACAAACGTCCGTTCAGAAATGCCCTGTCATCCACGACACCAATGATTCATCAATGAACGAAGAAATTTGCGCAGCAGATCAAAAATATGCCCGCTGCATTTAG